A window of the Candidatus Neomarinimicrobiota bacterium genome harbors these coding sequences:
- a CDS encoding secondary thiamine-phosphate synthase enzyme YjbQ gives MMETISVRTTSRVEFVEITGPVRQWLKQQDVTSGVLTLYVPHTTAAITINEHADPDVIRDLTMELNKVIPFEDRYRHLEGNAAAHIKSSIIGASVQVIVDNGDLVLGTWQGIFFAEFDGPRIRKVHLQLARGC, from the coding sequence ATTATGGAAACAATTTCCGTACGAACAACCAGCCGGGTGGAATTCGTGGAGATCACCGGCCCGGTGCGCCAGTGGCTCAAGCAGCAGGACGTTACCTCTGGGGTGCTGACCCTCTACGTACCCCACACCACCGCCGCCATCACCATCAACGAACATGCCGACCCCGACGTGATCCGTGACCTGACCATGGAGCTGAACAAGGTCATCCCCTTTGAGGACCGCTACCGTCACCTCGAGGGCAATGCCGCCGCCCATATCAAGTCTTCTATCATCGGTGCTTCCGTGCAGGTAATTGTTGATAATGGCGATCTGGTACTGGGCACCTGGCAGGGGATCTTCTTCGCCGAGTTCGACGGCCCCCGAATCAGGAAGGTACACCTACAGCTGGCTAGGGGCTGCTAA